The Rattus rattus isolate New Zealand chromosome 8, Rrattus_CSIRO_v1, whole genome shotgun sequence genome contains the following window.
tttccatCTTCTTTGCTGATGTTTGTAGTTTCTGGTTATAGTTCTGAAATTGGCACAGTAAATCTGTGGAGAGCACCAGGTAGTTTTACTTCTAATTGGCCCTCGGGAAGGGAGGGTCAAAGTTGTGTGCAGGTATGGTATGCAGACTCCTGGTGAAATGAATTTGAAGGTTGGCTTCTTTGGAAAGTGTCAGCGTTTTTTTCCTCAATGATACACCGCTGTTAACCTATTCCTTTCCTTCATTGCAGCCTTTTATCCTACAACAGCAGTGGAAATTTACACCTCCGGAGCCCTGGAGGCAGTTAACGGGACAGATATTCGGTTAAAATGCACTTTCTCCAGCTTTGCCCCTGTGGGAGATGCGCTAACCGTGACGTGGAATTTCCGACCTCGAGATGGGGGTCGTGAGCAGTTTGTAAGTAGATTCTTGTCACCATCCAGAGGACTCTTGACCAGGATGCATTGCGGCAACCCCCCCCCGCTTGCCTTTCCTAGGGTAGCCACACGCATGGATTTAAGTTGGGAATCAGTTCTTGGGACAGAGAATAATAGATCTGAGAAAGGAGAAGCCCGAGAACGTTCCAAGGAGCTGCACCATTGGTTAGATTTAGTGATGCTTCTCTTTGactccccaccacccaccatctCAGCCTCCTGGCCTGGACAGAGAAGGAATGATGACCGTTTCTCCTCTGTAGGTATTCTATTACCACATGGATCCCTTCAGACCCATGAGCGGACGGTTCAAAGACCGGGTGGTCTGGGATGGAAACCCCGAGCGGTATGATGTCTCCATCATGCTGTGGAAGCTGCAGTTTGACGACAACGGGACATACACCTGCCAGGTGAAGAATCCACCGGATGTTGATGGTCTGATCGGGACGATCCGGCTCAGCGTTGTGCACACTGGTAGGTTTTGAGAAGTGAAAGCTgacctcccccacctccaaaaaaaaaaaaaaaaaaaaaaccatctctCTGGAAgctggaagggagaggagggctTAGGTATTCACAGCTGGGAAGTT
Protein-coding sequences here:
- the Mpzl2 gene encoding myelin protein zero-like protein 2 → MYGKSLARVLPFLLSLQLTAFYPTTAVEIYTSGALEAVNGTDIRLKCTFSSFAPVGDALTVTWNFRPRDGGREQFVFYYHMDPFRPMSGRFKDRVVWDGNPERYDVSIMLWKLQFDDNGTYTCQVKNPPDVDGLIGTIRLSVVHTVPFSEIYFLAVAIGSACALMIIIVIVVVLFQHFRKKRWAERADKSEGTKSKEEEKLNQGTKVSVYVEDTD